In the Bacillota bacterium genome, GGTTGGGCGGCTTTGCCTCCAACCGTTCGTGCTGATTACATGCATAAGAGCGCTGAACTTATTAGAGCAAGGAAGAGAGATATAGCTGTCACCTTGACGATGGAGCAGGGCAAGCCATTGCGGGATGCTGAGAAGGAAGTCCAGGATGCCGCAGCTGCTATCGATTTCTTCGCAGATGAAGGGATACGAATTAGAGGGGAAGTTATTCCGACAGGGGTAACTAGCGCCCTGAGTATCGTTGTTAAACAGCCGATCGGGGTGTGCGTTGCTATCACCCCTTGGAATTATCCCGTCTCGCTTTTGGCGTGGAAAGTCGGTCCTGCACTGGCCGCCGGATGTTCAATTGTAGCGAAACCCGCCTCGGAGACGCCTCTATCTAGTATTGAATTTGTCCGGTGCTTCCTGGATGCAGGGGTCCCTAAAGGAGTCATCAATATAGTGACCGGGTCGGGGGGCAAGATAGGCAGGGAATTGGTACAAAATCCGATCACAAAAAAGGTGGCCCTCACAGGTTCGACTTTGGTGGGTAAGTGCGTGGCGAGCTTGGCAGGCGAGCACCTTAAAAAGGTTTCTCTTGAGCTTGGAGGGCACTCCCCGTTTATTGTGTTCGGAGATGCCGATCTTAAATCCGCGGTCGCCGAGGGAGTCCGGCGGTCCTTCCGAAATATGGGGCAGATCTGCAATGCAGTAAACCGCATTCTCGTTCATGAATCAATCGCTGATGAGTTTATAGACATGTTCGTCGAGGGAACCAAGAACATGACGATCGGAAACGGCCTGAATAATCCAGACGTTGATCTGGGGCCTATGGTAAATGAAGAGGGCATCAAGAGGACGATGACGCATATCCAGGATGCCTTGGACAGGGGTGCGCGCCTTCTATGCGGCGGGAGAAAGCCTGCTGGGAAGGAGTTTGAGAGGGGTTTCTTCCTTAAGCCGGCCGTCCTGGTCGATGTCCCCCGAGATTCAATAATAATGCAAGAGGAGACGTTTGGACCTGCAGTAGCTATAGTTAAGTTTGAGTCTTTAGACGAGGCGATTCATCTTGCTAATGCCACTCAATATGGGCTTGTAGCCTATGCATACACCCAAGATATAGAAACAATCATCACTCTCGTAAACATGCTAGATTTCGGAACTGTGTGTATAAACAATACCGTGGCGGCGAGCGTCCAGGCTCCTTATGGAGGGTGGAAGGAAAGTGGGGTGGGGGTCGAATTGTCCCACCATGCCATGGATGAGTACTTGCACATAAAACATGTGAGAA is a window encoding:
- a CDS encoding NAD-dependent succinate-semialdehyde dehydrogenase, which translates into the protein MRDYRLIVNGELVESVSGNRFNVINPATSEVIGSVPDGVPEDAVSALQAAERAFPGWAALPPTVRADYMHKSAELIRARKRDIAVTLTMEQGKPLRDAEKEVQDAAAAIDFFADEGIRIRGEVIPTGVTSALSIVVKQPIGVCVAITPWNYPVSLLAWKVGPALAAGCSIVAKPASETPLSSIEFVRCFLDAGVPKGVINIVTGSGGKIGRELVQNPITKKVALTGSTLVGKCVASLAGEHLKKVSLELGGHSPFIVFGDADLKSAVAEGVRRSFRNMGQICNAVNRILVHESIADEFIDMFVEGTKNMTIGNGLNNPDVDLGPMVNEEGIKRTMTHIQDALDRGARLLCGGRKPAGKEFERGFFLKPAVLVDVPRDSIIMQEETFGPAVAIVKFESLDEAIHLANATQYGLVAYAYTQDIETIITLVNMLDFGTVCINNTVAASVQAPYGGWKESGVGVELSHHAMDEYLHIKHVRIQG